In Panthera leo isolate Ple1 chromosome B3, P.leo_Ple1_pat1.1, whole genome shotgun sequence, a single genomic region encodes these proteins:
- the LOC122222308 gene encoding 60S ribosomal protein L27a-like, with protein sequence MPSRLRKTRKLRGHVSHGHGCIGKHRKHPGGLGNAGGMHHHRINFDKYHPGYFGKVGMRHYHLKRNQSFCPTVSLDKLWTLVSKETWVNAAKNKTGAAPIIDVVRSGYYKVLGKGKLPKQPVIVKAKLFSKRAEEKIKGVRETVS encoded by the coding sequence ATGCCATCCAGACTGAGGAAGACCCGGAAACTTCGGGGCCACGTGAGCCATGGCCACGGCTGCATCGGCAAGCACCGGAAGCACCCAGGAGGCCTGGGTAATGCTGGTGGTATGCATCACCACAGGATCAACTTTGACAAATATCATCCAGGTTACTTTGGAAAAGTTGGTATGAGGCATTACCACTTAAAAAGGAACCAGAGCTTCTGCCCAACTGTTAGCCTTGATAAACTGTGGACCTTGGTCAGTAAGGAGACATGGGTAAATGCTGCCAAAAACAAGACTGGAGCTGCTCCTATCATTGATGTGGTGCGATCGGGCTACTACAAAGTATTGGGAAAGGGAAAGCTCCCCAAACAGCCTGTCATTGTGAAGGCCAAACTCTTCAGTAAAAGAGCTGAGGAAAAGATTAAGGGTGTGAGGGAGACTGTGTCTTAG